In bacterium, the following are encoded in one genomic region:
- a CDS encoding thiamine pyrophosphate-requiring protein: MKVAAAVAEILKREGVEFLIGYPVNPIIEAAAGADIRTIIVRQERTGLHMADAVSRISSGRRIGVFAMQHGPGAENSFGGVAQAYGDSVPIVVLPAGYPRHLTNVPPNFNAALNYRHVTKSAEQVLLPGEVPAAMRRAFTQVRNGRPRPALVEIPTDVFREDVPEPLNYRPAPSARTAPDPRAVDEVAAALVEAERPVIYAGQGVHYARAWGILRELAEWLGAPVTTSLEGKSAFPETHPLSLGSGGRSVPKPVHDFLQRSDVILGIGCSFAVTNYGVAMPAGKTIIHATLDPSDINKDIPADHVLLGDAGLILEGLLAAVKDRLRSARRDQAAKTAKEIAAIRAEWLERWMPKLTSEETPLSPYRVIWDLLHTVDVPNTIITHDAGSPRDQLSPFWQPVTPLSYIGWGKTTQLGYGLGLAMGAKLEAPEKLCINVWGDAAIGFTGMDFETAVRERIPILSVMLNNSCMAIELPIMQVATQKFRSTDISGNYAALAQALGGYGERVTEAGAIVPAITRAVKKTQEGVPALLEFITAKEIEFSVFK; the protein is encoded by the coding sequence ATGAAGGTCGCAGCCGCGGTCGCAGAGATCCTGAAGCGCGAGGGCGTGGAGTTCCTCATTGGTTATCCGGTGAACCCGATCATCGAGGCCGCGGCCGGCGCCGACATCCGGACGATCATCGTCCGCCAGGAGCGCACCGGCCTCCACATGGCCGATGCGGTGAGCCGGATCTCCTCGGGCCGGCGGATCGGCGTGTTCGCGATGCAGCACGGCCCCGGGGCGGAGAACTCGTTCGGCGGCGTCGCCCAGGCGTACGGCGATTCGGTGCCGATCGTGGTGCTGCCCGCAGGGTACCCCCGGCATCTCACCAACGTCCCGCCCAACTTCAACGCGGCCCTGAACTACCGTCACGTCACGAAGAGTGCGGAGCAGGTGTTGCTGCCCGGCGAGGTCCCGGCGGCGATGCGGCGTGCGTTCACGCAGGTCCGGAACGGACGGCCGCGCCCCGCCCTCGTCGAGATCCCGACGGACGTTTTTCGCGAGGACGTGCCTGAGCCGTTGAATTACCGCCCGGCCCCCTCCGCGCGGACCGCTCCCGATCCGCGCGCCGTGGACGAGGTCGCCGCGGCGCTCGTGGAGGCGGAGCGCCCGGTCATCTACGCGGGCCAAGGGGTGCACTACGCGCGCGCCTGGGGAATCCTCCGAGAGCTCGCCGAGTGGCTGGGCGCCCCGGTGACCACAAGCCTGGAAGGCAAGAGCGCCTTTCCGGAGACCCACCCGCTCTCGCTCGGTTCGGGTGGTCGTTCGGTCCCCAAACCCGTCCACGACTTCCTGCAGCGCAGCGACGTGATCCTCGGCATCGGCTGCAGCTTCGCCGTGACGAACTACGGCGTCGCCATGCCGGCCGGGAAAACGATCATCCACGCCACGCTCGATCCCAGCGACATCAACAAGGACATCCCGGCCGATCACGTCCTGCTCGGGGACGCGGGGTTGATCTTGGAGGGGCTGCTCGCGGCGGTGAAGGACCGGCTGCGCTCGGCTCGGCGTGACCAGGCGGCGAAGACCGCCAAAGAGATCGCGGCCATTCGGGCGGAATGGCTGGAGCGATGGATGCCCAAGCTGACGTCCGAGGAAACGCCGCTGTCGCCGTACCGCGTCATCTGGGATCTGCTGCACACGGTCGACGTCCCCAACACCATCATCACGCACGACGCAGGAAGCCCCCGCGACCAGCTCTCGCCGTTCTGGCAGCCTGTGACCCCGCTGTCGTACATCGGCTGGGGGAAAACCACCCAGCTGGGGTACGGGTTGGGCCTGGCGATGGGCGCCAAGCTGGAAGCGCCCGAGAAACTGTGCATCAACGTGTGGGGGGACGCGGCGATCGGGTTCACCGGCATGGACTTCGAGACGGCCGTGCGGGAGCGCATCCCGATCCTGTCGGTCATGCTCAACAACTCCTGCATGGCGATCGAGTTGCCCATCATGCAGGTGGCGACCCAGAAGTTCCGCAGCACCGACATCTCGGGCAACTACGCGGCG